One Paucibacter aquatile genomic window, ACCCTTGAGGGGATGCCCATCTGGCTGGGCCTGGCTGTTCATCGCAGCGTCACCAACCTCTGAAAGCGCGTTAGGCGTGTCGTATAACTGGCAATTGCGTTGATGAATTTCGCGAGCCATGGCGCACTGAACAGCGTCACCGTCACACGTATAGCCGCCGCCACAATTACCACCCCACCGGCCCTCTTTACAAATCTGTAACCCGGGGTTTTCTTGACAGAAATTTTCTTTCGGTTTTTCCTGACTGGCAGTACCCACAACAGTCCCATTTTTATCAGTGACCGTGGTAGTAGTCGTGCAAGTTGATTGATTACATACTGTGTTTGTGGTGGCAGTTCCCCCATCAGGCAAATTAGGGCCGCCAGGCGTAGTATTGCCAGCAGCAGCACCAGAAGCAGAAGTCGAAGCGCCAGGAATAGAAGTAGAAGCACAAGGCACACAGACCTGAGTACCGTTAATAGTCCCGGGACATTGACCGGCGGGACATTGCTTAGGAGCCTCAGAAGTGGTTTCGCCAGTATTGGCACCATCGCCGCCAACTTTGCCGCCGCAGGCCTGGCCGGTGTATTTGTACGGCCAGGACATATAGAGAGAACCATCAGGAGCGGCCTTAACAGATGCCGGATTAACGCCGCAGCCATCCATGCATTGCTCGCCGGGGTTTTCTATTTTGCGATCAGGCTGCGTAACAGCGGAATACGAGCCCTTTACAGGGCACGAATATGGATTGCAGCTCAAGCCGTCGCCCGAAGGCTTGAAACCTTGATTGCATTCACAGAGCTTATTAGGCAGCTCGGTGGAATTCGCAGGGCACATAGAAACATTTTGCTGCTTAGCCTGGCGAACCCAAGAATAAGAACCATACCCAGGTTCCATATATGAGCCGCTGCAATTGGCAACGCCGCTAGTTCCCTCGCCAGAACCACACTGCAAAGGCGTAATAATCGTTTTGCCCTTTGTTTCAGCCTGCCAAGCTGGAGAACAAGCAGCATAAGGACTGGCACCAGCACCAGAGCCGCATTGCCAACCAGCTTGGACCTGGGGAATAGACCGACCAAATGCCGCGACCTGGCCGCACATAAGCACCAGGCCGAATAAAACAATCAATCGTTTAAAAGTATCCACAGGCCACCCAGTAAAGCCAGAATTACATATATGCCCATCTCACACCCCCCCTTATTAATGACCTGGCACGCAAACCATTAAAAAAGGGGCCGAAGCCCCGGAAGATCAAGCGGCGCGAGCCATCCACTTGAAAACCTTGGTCGCCACCACCACTCCGAACACGGCCAAGCCGATGACGAGCACGGCAGCGCCGGCCTCGGTGATGGTGGCAACAGCCGCGGTGGTGTCGATCGCAGCATGGGAAGCGGTGGAGCCAACCAGCGAGCCAACGGCAACCAGGCCAGCGCGAGCCTTCTTGTTTGCGACAACGCGAGCGAACATCTTGTTCATGAAATTTCCCTTTCAGGTGTGCCGTCAGTGTTGAGAGCGCGGGCCAAAGCTTTAAGACACCAAGCACTCACCCAGACTGCGGCGACGGCACCCGCAATCGAGGCCCCATCCTCTAGGGATAGGTGAAAAGGAGATGAATCGATAGAGCACGGAACAGCGTAATATTCAAAGGATGAAGGAAGTACCGTGTTGCAAGTACCACCGGTGACCTTGGACCAATACACCTGAACCCAGGCACGATCAGCAGTGCCAGACACAAGGTAAGTCCCCATAAACGGGCAGTTAGTCTGAGTGACGGCAGATACAGGCGGCAAAGTGTTCACATACGCCTGCGCTGCGTCCTTGACCGTGGGAAAACACACAGCCCCCTGCTGATAGCCATTAGGCATGGCTCACACCCCCCCGCGAAAGCCAACAGAACGGGCCAGAGGCTGCAATGGCCCTTGTATGGGTGCAGACGCGCTGCAATGCCTCAACGCCCGCAAGCACGACGCGCCGAAACTCGGAGGCATAGTGGCGACCGCTTGGGCTAATCCAGCCGCCGCCCTCCGCTCTGCGCCATTGGTCGCTGATGTCAGAATTCGCCTGCACAAACGCAGGCAGACCAAGCCAACGACGAGCACGCCTAGAAGCGTGATC contains:
- a CDS encoding virulence factor TspB C-terminal domain-related protein is translated as MDTFKRLIVLFGLVLMCGQVAAFGRSIPQVQAGWQCGSGAGASPYAACSPAWQAETKGKTIITPLQCGSGEGTSGVANCSGSYMEPGYGSYSWVRQAKQQNVSMCPANSTELPNKLCECNQGFKPSGDGLSCNPYSCPVKGSYSAVTQPDRKIENPGEQCMDGCGVNPASVKAAPDGSLYMSWPYKYTGQACGGKVGGDGANTGETTSEAPKQCPAGQCPGTINGTQVCVPCASTSIPGASTSASGAAAGNTTPGGPNLPDGGTATTNTVCNQSTCTTTTTVTDKNGTVVGTASQEKPKENFCQENPGLQICKEGRWGGNCGGGYTCDGDAVQCAMAREIHQRNCQLYDTPNALSEVGDAAMNSQAQPDGHPLKGLESQSFGSLFRPQEGAASCLADKTVSVAGKSAVIPFSKLCDPLRWMGHMAFAFSLLHAGFFVFRKF
- a CDS encoding major capsid protein, with the translated sequence MNKMFARVVANKKARAGLVAVGSLVGSTASHAAIDTTAAVATITEAGAAVLVIGLAVFGVVVATKVFKWMARAA